In Alkalihalobacterium alkalinitrilicum, a genomic segment contains:
- a CDS encoding tripartite tricarboxylate transporter TctB family protein, with protein MPKLKKVDWIVPAILLAYGCFYYFYQLGPISHVESNILLIKPVFYLLVLATVTYIGLQIFNIAIKKKTVSDDAPVGDEPIHFSRTIGFAISTIIYVFLLEYIGFIIMTFLYMVYLMLFLGVRSYKVLIFVPIIIIFLLYVSSELWLNIRLPKGVFNIF; from the coding sequence ATGCCCAAACTCAAAAAGGTTGATTGGATAGTACCGGCAATATTATTAGCGTATGGATGTTTTTATTATTTTTACCAACTTGGTCCGATTAGCCATGTGGAATCTAATATCCTATTAATCAAACCGGTTTTCTACCTATTGGTCTTAGCGACGGTAACGTATATAGGATTACAAATTTTTAATATTGCTATTAAGAAAAAAACCGTTTCAGATGATGCGCCAGTAGGAGATGAACCTATACATTTTTCAAGAACGATAGGTTTTGCTATTTCTACCATTATATATGTATTCCTCTTAGAGTATATTGGGTTTATCATCATGACTTTCCTGTACATGGTATATTTGATGCTCTTTTTAGGGGTAAGATCCTATAAAGTTTTAATATTTGTACCAATAATAATAATTTTCTTATTGTATGTGAGTAGTGAGTTGTGGTTAAATATTAGACTTCCAAAAGGAGTATTTAATATCTTCTAG
- a CDS encoding GntR family transcriptional regulator — translation MDAYSIIRMEILNGDLKPGERLREEMLAKKLNISRTPIREAIRKLTVEGLLLYSPNRGVTVRSYTIEDVRDTYNLRALIEGHAASLAASNPKRHELLSALERANENYQNAIESRFNSGEKETELIVKANQEFHDTIITMSQNSYIKKILHSLVAIPVIFRGFHRFEKEELLTSNLHHNQILKAIKNGDPYQAQVLMATHLYHGRDYVLHHNQKVYLK, via the coding sequence ATGGATGCTTATTCTATTATTAGAATGGAAATACTAAATGGCGACCTCAAACCTGGCGAAAGACTCCGAGAAGAAATGCTAGCAAAAAAATTAAATATTAGTCGTACACCTATTCGTGAAGCTATCAGAAAATTAACAGTTGAAGGACTACTTTTATACAGTCCTAATCGAGGTGTTACAGTAAGGAGTTATACAATTGAGGATGTTCGAGACACTTACAATCTTCGCGCCTTAATCGAAGGACATGCAGCTTCTTTAGCGGCGAGCAATCCAAAGAGACATGAACTACTGAGCGCTCTTGAAAGAGCCAATGAAAATTACCAAAATGCTATAGAATCTAGATTTAACAGCGGCGAAAAAGAAACAGAATTAATAGTAAAAGCAAATCAAGAATTCCACGATACAATCATCACTATGTCTCAAAACAGCTATATTAAAAAAATACTGCATTCCTTAGTTGCAATCCCAGTTATTTTTCGGGGCTTTCATCGGTTTGAAAAAGAGGAGTTATTAACATCTAACCTTCATCACAATCAAATTTTAAAGGCAATTAAAAATGGCGATCCTTACCAAGCCCAAGTACTTATGGCAACACATTTATATCACGGGCGCGATTATGTTTTACACCACAACCAGAAAGTTTACTTAAAATAG
- the leuC gene encoding 3-isopropylmalate dehydratase large subunit: MKAKTLYEKIWDFHEVIRENDKPSILYIDLHLLHEVSSPMAFSGLRKANRTVRRPELTVGTMDHIVPTSGRQNPYLDPNTTKQIQALEENCKEFGIKLYNLESANQGIVHVIAPELGLSLPGQTIVCGDSHTSTHGAFGALAFGIGTSEVEHVLATQCLQQYKSKTLEIRFNGRLAQGVTAKDLILSTIGTLGTDFATGYVIEYTGEVIKQLSMEERMTVCNMSIELGARAGLIAPDETTFAYIKDKRYAPKGEVFDKALEYWKKFYTDEDASYDKTVEIDASIIEPQVTWGTNPGMVVNVSSNVPDPMDMINKEERYYAEKALEYMGLNANTPIKNIKINKVFIGSCTNSRLEDLRLAAKMVKGYKVSPDVKALVVPGSQLVKKEAEVEGLDKIFIEAGFEWRDSGCSMCVGMNPDIVEPGERCASTSNRNFEGRQGRNARTHLVSPPMAAVAALAGQFIDIREWVIHE; this comes from the coding sequence TTGAAAGCAAAGACATTATATGAGAAAATCTGGGACTTTCATGAAGTAATACGAGAAAATGATAAACCGTCTATTCTTTACATAGACCTTCACTTATTGCATGAGGTTTCTTCTCCTATGGCATTTTCAGGATTAAGAAAAGCGAATAGAACTGTTCGTCGGCCAGAATTAACGGTTGGAACAATGGATCACATTGTTCCAACTTCAGGTAGACAAAATCCTTATCTCGATCCAAATACAACAAAGCAGATTCAGGCATTGGAGGAAAATTGTAAAGAATTTGGTATTAAATTATATAATTTAGAAAGTGCCAACCAGGGGATCGTTCATGTTATTGCACCTGAACTTGGTCTATCGCTTCCAGGACAAACGATTGTATGTGGTGATAGTCACACATCAACTCATGGTGCATTTGGTGCATTAGCATTTGGGATTGGTACAAGTGAGGTTGAACATGTCTTAGCGACACAATGTTTGCAACAATATAAGTCAAAAACATTAGAAATCCGATTTAATGGACGATTGGCTCAAGGAGTGACAGCAAAAGACCTTATTCTTTCCACTATAGGTACACTTGGTACAGATTTTGCTACTGGTTATGTTATTGAATATACAGGAGAAGTAATTAAACAACTCTCAATGGAAGAACGAATGACAGTCTGTAATATGTCAATAGAACTAGGTGCGAGAGCAGGACTTATTGCACCAGATGAGACTACTTTTGCTTATATAAAAGATAAAAGATATGCTCCAAAAGGGGAAGTATTTGATAAAGCGTTAGAATATTGGAAAAAGTTTTATACTGATGAAGACGCATCGTATGACAAGACCGTTGAAATTGATGCATCAATAATAGAGCCTCAAGTTACATGGGGGACTAACCCTGGTATGGTAGTAAATGTTTCTTCTAATGTGCCTGACCCCATGGATATGATTAATAAAGAAGAAAGATATTACGCTGAAAAAGCCTTGGAGTATATGGGATTAAACGCAAATACTCCAATTAAAAATATTAAAATTAACAAAGTATTTATAGGTTCATGTACAAATAGTCGCTTAGAAGATTTAAGATTAGCTGCAAAAATGGTAAAAGGTTATAAAGTATCACCGGATGTAAAAGCTCTAGTTGTTCCTGGATCACAACTAGTCAAGAAAGAAGCTGAAGTCGAAGGCTTGGACAAAATATTTATTGAAGCAGGATTTGAGTGGCGTGACTCTGGTTGCAGTATGTGTGTTGGGATGAATCCAGATATTGTAGAGCCAGGTGAAAGGTGCGCCTCTACATCTAACCGAAACTTTGAAGGACGACAAGGTCGTAATGCTAGGACCCATTTAGTCAGTCCACCGATGGCAGCAGTTGCAGCTCTTGCAGGACAGTTTATTGATATACGCGAGTGGGTCATTCACGAATAA
- a CDS encoding tripartite tricarboxylate transporter permease translates to MFDVNGIMSGVSLLLQWQILLVIVLGLLYGIITGAIPGFSTALSISVMLPVTYTMSPLVAIVFLTAVYAGGNFGSSISAILLNIPGSPQAIVTTLDGYPMTKQGKGNEALGVAVAASSIGNMIGSFFLILVMPFIVVLALKFGPPELFMVAVLGLTVIASLHRSFLRSVIAGLFGVLIGTIGMTPTGAVRGTYGFYELMDGIPIIPALIGLVGFSELIYMIQKDYVTKNNISVKSGSWNSLIKGFKDGVKYRLSLFRSSTIGVIIGALPGAGATIASVVSYNEGKRFSKKPEEFGKGSRDGIVCSESANNASEGGALATMLSLGIPGGTATAVLIGALMIQGLVPGPMLFVQNEALVYGIMLSQFITSALMLIVGLVVCYYAARVINIPTKILIPIIAVFSIFGTYAINKSMFDVKLMLVFGVLGVILRKYDYPIISVILGIILGPLLDNELLRIYQRFGDDFSIFLSRPISLVLVIIFFISLIPPIVKVYKKRKAT, encoded by the coding sequence ATGTTTGATGTAAATGGAATTATGAGCGGTGTATCTCTTCTGCTACAATGGCAGATTCTATTAGTAATTGTACTAGGACTTCTATATGGCATAATTACAGGTGCAATACCAGGATTCAGTACTGCATTATCCATTAGTGTGATGCTCCCAGTCACATATACAATGTCTCCTCTGGTCGCTATTGTATTTTTAACAGCTGTTTATGCAGGCGGGAATTTTGGAAGTTCAATTTCGGCTATATTATTAAATATTCCTGGATCCCCACAAGCAATTGTAACTACGCTGGACGGATACCCTATGACAAAGCAAGGAAAAGGTAATGAAGCATTAGGTGTAGCTGTAGCTGCTTCTTCAATCGGAAATATGATTGGATCATTTTTCCTTATTTTAGTTATGCCTTTTATTGTGGTATTAGCATTAAAATTTGGTCCGCCAGAATTATTTATGGTAGCTGTTTTAGGGTTAACAGTCATTGCTTCACTTCATCGTAGTTTTTTACGTTCGGTTATTGCGGGGTTATTTGGCGTATTAATTGGTACAATTGGAATGACGCCAACAGGAGCAGTTAGAGGAACCTACGGGTTTTATGAATTAATGGATGGAATTCCTATAATTCCAGCATTAATCGGTTTAGTCGGTTTTTCAGAATTAATATACATGATTCAAAAAGATTATGTTACTAAAAATAATATTAGTGTTAAATCAGGAAGTTGGAATAGTCTAATTAAGGGTTTTAAAGATGGTGTTAAGTATCGATTGTCTCTTTTTCGTTCTAGTACTATAGGTGTAATCATAGGAGCACTGCCTGGAGCGGGTGCAACTATAGCAAGTGTCGTTAGCTATAATGAAGGCAAGCGCTTCTCAAAAAAACCAGAGGAATTTGGTAAAGGGTCACGAGATGGTATTGTTTGCTCCGAATCGGCTAATAATGCTTCCGAAGGTGGTGCTTTAGCAACAATGTTATCACTTGGGATACCAGGTGGAACTGCAACTGCTGTTTTAATTGGAGCATTAATGATACAAGGGTTAGTTCCTGGTCCTATGCTATTTGTTCAAAATGAAGCTTTGGTATATGGGATTATGTTATCACAATTTATAACCTCTGCTCTCATGCTTATCGTTGGATTAGTCGTTTGTTACTATGCAGCTCGTGTTATCAATATCCCTACGAAAATTCTAATTCCAATTATTGCTGTTTTTTCTATTTTTGGTACGTATGCAATAAATAAATCAATGTTTGATGTAAAGTTAATGCTTGTTTTTGGTGTACTAGGAGTAATATTACGTAAGTATGACTATCCAATTATATCTGTGATATTAGGCATAATACTTGGACCGTTATTAGATAATGAATTATTAAGAATATATCAAAGATTTGGAGATGATTTTTCAATATTCTTATCAAGGCCGATTAGTCTTGTTTTAGTCATTATATTCTTTATTAGTTTAATCCCACCTATTGTCAAGGTGTATAAGAAAAGAAAGGCAACGTAA
- a CDS encoding tripartite tricarboxylate transporter substrate binding protein codes for MKKNIGLLTLVLLLVLTAACSSSGSSTNSSSNSSTDSSTSSSESSEEANEEGEAAWPTDTVRLILPFSAGGSTDRMARSLASHWEKQLDGHSMIVENYGGSGGILGATQFLNAKDDGNTIFMGVQPTISMNILAQGADFSLDDFIVINIEQSDYADILVKADSPYETLEELIEDARNNPGKLSIGTAPGSGTQLFGLAFIDAFDVDINVVTYDGGGDVRTALLGGHIDLATGSAFGDMSLGDEVRVLAVASSEPFQGWPDAIPVNDALDNGAIPNIGDNRFIAVHRTFAENNPKAFEKLVETYRLTFESEEYQEHMKSTGSDIISQYLGQEGSKKVMDELHEVVDQYKDLLKGN; via the coding sequence ATGAAAAAAAATATAGGATTATTAACGTTAGTTCTCCTGCTAGTTTTAACAGCTGCTTGTTCATCCTCAGGTTCGTCAACAAATTCATCATCAAACTCCTCAACAGATTCCTCAACGAGTTCTTCTGAAAGCTCAGAGGAGGCAAATGAAGAGGGAGAAGCTGCATGGCCAACAGATACGGTAAGATTAATTTTGCCTTTTAGTGCAGGTGGATCTACTGACCGAATGGCTAGATCATTAGCTTCTCACTGGGAAAAACAATTAGATGGTCACTCTATGATTGTGGAAAATTACGGTGGGAGTGGTGGAATTTTAGGTGCGACACAATTTTTAAATGCAAAGGATGATGGAAATACCATATTTATGGGAGTTCAACCGACTATAAGTATGAATATACTAGCTCAAGGTGCTGACTTCTCGCTAGATGACTTTATTGTTATTAATATAGAACAAAGTGATTATGCAGACATATTAGTAAAAGCTGATTCACCATATGAAACATTAGAAGAATTAATTGAAGATGCTAGAAATAACCCAGGTAAACTTTCTATTGGTACAGCTCCTGGGTCTGGGACACAACTCTTTGGATTAGCGTTTATTGATGCATTTGATGTTGATATTAATGTTGTAACATATGATGGTGGTGGAGATGTAAGAACAGCTCTGTTAGGTGGTCATATTGACCTAGCAACGGGTTCGGCGTTCGGTGATATGTCTCTTGGTGATGAAGTACGAGTTCTTGCTGTGGCATCAAGTGAGCCCTTCCAAGGTTGGCCAGATGCTATTCCTGTTAATGACGCTCTAGATAATGGAGCTATTCCAAATATTGGTGACAATCGTTTTATAGCAGTTCATCGAACCTTTGCGGAAAACAATCCAAAAGCTTTCGAAAAGTTAGTAGAAACATATCGTCTTACTTTTGAAAGTGAAGAATACCAAGAACATATGAAATCTACTGGTTCAGATATTATTTCTCAATATTTAGGGCAAGAGGGCTCTAAAAAAGTAATGGATGAACTTCATGAGGTTGTTGATCAATATAAAGATTTACTAAAAGGTAATTAA
- a CDS encoding CaiB/BaiF CoA transferase family protein, translating to MGALSDIRVLELGSLLAGPFTGRLLGDFGAEVIKIETPDREDPMRKWGQQVNGEGLLWPIQSRNKKSITLNLREKEGQQVFLDLVANADIVLENFRAGTMEKWGLGYDTLKKVNPKIIFLRTTGFGQTGPYSDRAGFGSVCEAMGGLRYVTGFPDRPPTRIGISIGDSLAAVYATIGCLAALHERERSGIGQVVDTAIYEAVFAMMEGLIPEYELTGYVRERTGNILPGVAPANIYDTKDGGYVVIGANADTVFRRLAMAMGKPELADDEKFSTHTGRGNNMEELDGIINDWTKSLNAKDLLELLADSGVPAGKIYSAKDIVNDPQYAARKMIETVNHPTLGEFKMPGIVPKLSRTPGEIKEAGPTKMGQHNEEVYENLLNYSKGQITKLKEIGII from the coding sequence ATGGGTGCATTAAGTGATATTCGTGTTTTAGAGCTTGGTTCATTACTTGCAGGACCTTTTACAGGTAGGTTACTCGGAGATTTTGGAGCAGAAGTTATAAAAATTGAAACACCAGATAGAGAAGATCCTATGAGAAAATGGGGACAGCAAGTGAATGGGGAAGGGTTGTTATGGCCAATTCAATCTAGAAATAAAAAGTCTATTACCCTAAATTTAAGAGAAAAAGAAGGGCAACAAGTCTTTTTAGATCTAGTAGCAAATGCTGATATTGTATTAGAGAATTTTAGAGCTGGTACAATGGAAAAGTGGGGGTTAGGTTACGATACATTAAAAAAGGTTAATCCTAAAATTATTTTTCTAAGAACAACTGGTTTTGGTCAAACTGGTCCTTATAGTGATAGAGCAGGGTTTGGAAGTGTTTGTGAAGCAATGGGAGGATTAAGGTACGTAACTGGTTTTCCAGATCGACCTCCAACTAGGATTGGTATTAGCATTGGAGATTCATTAGCTGCGGTTTATGCAACAATAGGATGTTTGGCAGCGTTACATGAAAGAGAGAGGTCTGGTATTGGGCAAGTAGTTGATACGGCAATATATGAAGCAGTTTTTGCAATGATGGAAGGGTTGATCCCAGAGTATGAATTAACTGGATATGTTAGAGAAAGAACAGGTAATATATTACCTGGTGTAGCCCCAGCAAATATATATGATACAAAAGATGGTGGATATGTTGTAATCGGAGCTAATGCCGATACAGTTTTTAGAAGGTTGGCAATGGCGATGGGCAAACCAGAACTTGCAGATGATGAAAAGTTTTCTACCCATACTGGTAGAGGTAATAACATGGAGGAGTTAGATGGTATTATTAATGATTGGACAAAATCATTGAATGCAAAGGATCTGTTAGAGTTACTTGCCGATAGTGGTGTACCAGCTGGGAAAATTTACAGTGCAAAAGACATTGTGAATGACCCACAGTATGCAGCTCGAAAAATGATAGAAACTGTAAACCATCCTACTTTAGGTGAATTTAAAATGCCTGGAATTGTTCCAAAGCTTAGTAGAACACCAGGTGAAATAAAAGAAGCGGGTCCAACGAAAATGGGTCAACATAATGAAGAGGTTTATGAAAACTTGCTAAACTATTCTAAAGGGCAAATTACAAAGTTAAAGGAAATCGGAATAATTTAA
- the leuD gene encoding 3-isopropylmalate dehydratase small subunit, which produces MKPLKKVTSVVVPLDRANVDTDAIVPKEFLTIIERDGLGDILFYNWRYDDSGKLNQNFILNRAHYQDASILLTRKNFGSGSSREHAPWALSDFGFKVLLAPSFADIFYNNCFKNGILPITLPEKIIDYFFERIDKVGQYRLTVDLKLNKIYDESGLEISYEIIPHRKEMLLNGLDDIGYTMQYTECIDNFEQTHSIFYEKQKY; this is translated from the coding sequence ATGAAACCATTGAAAAAAGTGACCAGTGTTGTCGTACCTTTGGATCGGGCAAATGTCGATACGGATGCTATAGTACCAAAAGAATTTTTAACTATAATAGAACGAGATGGCTTAGGTGATATATTATTTTATAACTGGAGATACGACGATTCAGGAAAGCTAAATCAAAATTTTATTTTGAACCGAGCTCATTATCAAGATGCATCAATACTATTAACTCGGAAAAATTTTGGTAGTGGATCATCCAGGGAGCATGCCCCGTGGGCGTTAAGTGATTTTGGATTTAAAGTATTACTCGCCCCGTCCTTTGCTGATATTTTTTATAATAACTGTTTTAAAAATGGGATACTACCTATAACCTTACCAGAGAAGATAATAGATTACTTTTTTGAAAGAATAGATAAGGTTGGTCAGTACCGATTAACAGTTGATTTAAAATTAAATAAAATTTATGATGAGTCAGGATTAGAAATATCATATGAGATTATCCCACATCGTAAAGAAATGCTTTTAAATGGACTTGATGATATAGGTTACACCATGCAGTATACTGAATGTATTGACAACTTTGAACAAACGCACAGTATCTTTTATGAAAAACAAAAGTATTGA